The Sulfurovum sp. TSL1 genomic sequence AAAGAGGTCATCTATAGCTGCAGCACTTTTTTCACTTCCGTCATACGCTAAAATATGTTCAAAAATGTTGTTAATGATATCCACATCTTCTTTGTGGACTTCGTTCATAAAGTCCATATCTACTTGAGGTACTTGATTCTGATCGATGAGCATAGATTTCTCCTTGAATTGTTATTCTACCGTCACTGATTTAGCCAGGTTTCTTGGCATATCTACATCATTTCCGAGTCTTACAGAAATTTCAAGTGCAAGCAGTTGTGTGACGACCATCATTTCAAAAAACTCTAACATCGGATGGGAATCATAGGTTGTTTGTATGAAGTCATCCGCAAGGTCAAAAGGTTCTGGAGAGATGGCACAGATCGTCGCATCTCTGGCACTGAGCTCCTCTACATTGGATTTGATCTTCTCATAGTGCATGGTCTTTGGCATGAGTGCAACGGTAAAAAGTTCACTGTCAGCCAGTGCGATAGGCCCATGTTTCATCTCGCCTGCAGGATACCCTTCTGCATGCATATAGCTTATCTCTTTGAGTTTCAATGCACCTTCGAGTGCAAGAGGGAAGAAGATATCTCTCCCGATGAAGAAGAAGCCGTGCCCGTGCAAATAACGCTTAGAGAGTCTAGTGAGTTTGGCATGCAGGGTATCCGTGACGATCAATGCTTTCGGGGTCTGCAGCATAGCCGTGATCTCACTTTTGAGTATCTCTTTTGAAACCGTGCTTTTTTGCTGTCCCACGTAAAGCGCCAGTATCCACAGTACCATGGTCTGTGTTGCAAATGCTTTGGTACTTGCAACTCCTTTTTCTATACCGGCTCTTGTTAAGATGGCAGTGTCACTTTCACGAACGATGGATGAGTTATCTACATTACAGACACTTAGGCTTTTCAGACCTGCCCGCTTTGCCATTTTGAGGGCTTCGAGTGTATCTGCAGTCTCACCGCTTTGAGAGATGGTAATGAAGAGTGTATCTTTTGTCAGTAGAGGTTCTTTATATCTAAATTCAGAAGCGATCTCTACATCACACCTTACTTTGGCGATACGTTCAAAAAGATAGGCTGAAGCCAGGGCAGAGTGGTAGCTGGTTCCGCAGGCGCAGATCTTAATCGCCGAGATCCCTTCGAAGAAGGTTTCATCGAGCTCATCAAAAGCAATGCTCTCATCAAGCACACGGCCCATCATCGTTTCACTCATCACACGACTCTGTTCATAGATCTCTTTTTCCATGAAGAAACGGTATCCGTCTTTTTGGGCAAGTATCTTATCAGCGCTCAGTGCCTGTGTGGTGAAACTCGTACTTCCATCTTTGTCAAAAAGATGTACCTTTCCATTCTGGACATACCCATACTCACCATCTTCAAGATAATACACCTCTTTTGCCTTACCTATCACGGGAGTGTCAGAAGAAGCAAAATAGATCTCCTCATCATCAAATCCTATCAGCATAGGAGAACCGTTCTTGGCAAAGAAAATAGTATCAGGGGCTGCCTTGGTGATAAGCAGTGTTGCATAGGCACCTTCCAGTCTTTTGATCGTTTTTTCAAAGGCAGAAAAAGCTTCATTGCTTGTATTATAATATTTTTCAAAAAGATGTACGATCGTCTCTGTATCGGTTTGACTGCGAAATTTTACGCCTTCACTCTGCAGCTCATTTTTAAGCTCTTGATAATTTTCGATGATCCCATTATGTACCACATAAGAGTATGCACCTAAATGTGGGTGTGCATTGAGTTCTGTTGGTTTACCGTGGGTTGCCCATCTGGTATGACCTATAGAGATACCAAAACCT encodes the following:
- the glmS gene encoding glutamine--fructose-6-phosphate transaminase (isomerizing) yields the protein MCGIVGYIGPKEKKEILLEGLQELEYRGYDSAGIAVIEGDKLSEYKAIGKLDNLREKTKKYESEGFGISIGHTRWATHGKPTELNAHPHLGAYSYVVHNGIIENYQELKNELQSEGVKFRSQTDTETIVHLFEKYYNTSNEAFSAFEKTIKRLEGAYATLLITKAAPDTIFFAKNGSPMLIGFDDEEIYFASSDTPVIGKAKEVYYLEDGEYGYVQNGKVHLFDKDGSTSFTTQALSADKILAQKDGYRFFMEKEIYEQSRVMSETMMGRVLDESIAFDELDETFFEGISAIKICACGTSYHSALASAYLFERIAKVRCDVEIASEFRYKEPLLTKDTLFITISQSGETADTLEALKMAKRAGLKSLSVCNVDNSSIVRESDTAILTRAGIEKGVASTKAFATQTMVLWILALYVGQQKSTVSKEILKSEITAMLQTPKALIVTDTLHAKLTRLSKRYLHGHGFFFIGRDIFFPLALEGALKLKEISYMHAEGYPAGEMKHGPIALADSELFTVALMPKTMHYEKIKSNVEELSARDATICAISPEPFDLADDFIQTTYDSHPMLEFFEMMVVTQLLALEISVRLGNDVDMPRNLAKSVTVE